The DNA region TCTACAGCCTTTCTCTCTATGTCTGGCTAGAGTAGGTGCTGGCCCCCTCTGTCTTCCGTGCCCTGCAAAGGGGGACAGTCTTTGGAAGCCTCAGTCCAGGAGAACAGAGGATCTCTGTGTACATAGTGCAGTGATGTCAGTTAATGAAGTAGTGAGGTGATATGCTGGTCACTGGAGTGCACAGAAGGAACCATCTGCCCTTGAACACTCTGGCATTGGGGTGGACAAGAGAATATTTGAATGTTGGAGGATGGGTCCATGAGTGGAGGGAGGGAATGGTATTTCAGGCCTAGGGAGCAGCATCAGCAAAGACTCAGAGATACCAGGAACATAGTGAGTTTTCCCAGAACAGAGTGGTGGGGAGAAGTAGAGAAGAGCCTCACTGTTCTGAGTGGTGAGTGGTAGCTAGAATAACCAGACCAGATAGCTAAGATAAGCAGTAGGGGCAGGAATAAGGGGTAAAGCCTGACATTCTGCTTGACAGGAGACCTTGGTATAGTTCAGATTGGAGCAAGTCAGAATCTAATTCTATTTTGCTTCTCTGAGTCTATCTCCTCAGCTgtaaaattggaacaataaatCCTACCCCAGAGAGTTGTCAAAGTCACTATGCTGAGGGATGGTGGAATTAGAATGAGAAGTACTCAGAGGAACTGTTACAGGAGATGAAGTGAATGGTGGGGTTGACAGGAAGGAGCTGATGGAAACACTGAGATACATTTGTCACAGATGAGACATGAAGGGAGATGGAGGGTCAAGGGTAGTTCTGACCTGTGCTTGAATCTGGGGGATAGGCTGACAATTTGataagaggggagggagaggagcttgggatatagctcagttggtagagtgcttgcctcacatacacaaagccctgggttcaatccccagcaccacacacacacacacacacacacacacacacacacacacacacgagtggaGGGAGAGGTGGCTGGAATGTGCAGTGACCAAAGGAAGCACATCTTGACACTAAGGGGTTCTGAAAGAGACCTGGGAGGCAAAATGGGGACTAAGACTCTATAGACCAGGAAAGGAGGGAAAACACTACATGGGAAGAAGAGACCAGGAAGGATGCTGTGTAAATAAAGTCAAGGCAGGGAAaggggcagagggtgggaggggtcCAGGGCCTGACCCCTTTGTCTAATGTCAGGggccttgctaaggctggcaAAGAGATGGGCTGTTGTCCTTGCTTGGTAATAAATAGACAAAGCAGATTGATTTCTACCTAGTCCCTACAGTTTGGTAGAAACAGTctcaaaatgggaagaaaaagttTAGCAACCTTTCATGAGCTGGGCCCTCAGTATTTTAAGATCAAACAAGAGATGACTGTCATTCACAGGCCAGCAGGGAGTCAACTGGGTCTTGGGTGATGTTAGGAGATCTTGGTCAGAGGTAGGATTCAGGAAGATTCAGGTATCCCTGCTAGGTACCTGGGAACCAAGAAGGGCCATGAGATCATGTTGGGGTTAGAACTGGGTGGTGATGGTGAGGGTAGAGGATCAGGGCCTGTCCTGGCAAGTTGAAAGAGGAGCAGGGCAGGCTCTCAACAGTTTGTGCAGAGGGTACTGGAGGACAGATTGTGTAAACAGGGAATCCTGATCCAGGGGTTCTGCAGGGTCCAGGCAGGAGGTAAAAGACTAGACTCAGAAGTGAGAATGGTAAGAGAAATATTTGTCAGACTGGAAAGGACTTGACTGCAAGCTGTAACCTTGGGTCTATCCTAGGTTTTTCTCCTATTGAGATGGGGAAGCAGACTGGAGAAAGACCAAGaagtggtggcaaatgcctgaaatcccagcaactcataaggctaaggcagaaggattccaaattcgaggccagattcagcaatttaaTAAGGGTCTTAGGAGACcttgtttcaaactaaaaagagctaaggatgaagctcagtggtaaagcaccccagggctCAACCCCCAGTACGGGGACGGGGGCGGCGACGGAGGTTTGTTTGGATAAACTGGGTTCTTACTGTCGGATCTGCAGGCGGCTGGGGCTCAGAAGGGAGGCTCTGATTGGGAGAGCCTAAAACTGACGTTTAGAGAGGGGAGGAGCCTTAGAAGACTGGAGAGAAGCTGCAGGCAAGAGGCGGGAGAAGAGTTCAGTACGGTGGTGCCCGAGTCCTGTGCTGCGGAGCCATCTGGCCGCTGAGGTCAAGGTGAATTAGACCACAGCCAGGGATGTTCACTGGGATCCTGGAAGAGAGGTCAGGAATGGAGGACCCCCGGTGCCCACTACTTCTCTCCCCCTCTGTGTGCAGCCCGGACCATGGGCAACTCGCAGGAGCGGCCTTCGGAGACCATTGACCGTGAGCGGAAACGCCTGGTGGAAACGCTGCAGGCGGACTCGGGACTACTGCTGGACGCGCTGGTAGCACGGGGAGTGCTCACCGGGCCggagtatgaggcactggatgcACTGCCTGATGCTGAGCGCAGGGTGCGCCGCCTGCTGCTGGTGGTGCAGAGCAAGGGCGAGGCCGCCTGCCAGGAGCTGCTGCGTTGCGCCCAGCAAACCTTGCGCGCGCCAGACCCAGCCTGGGACTGGCAGCACGTGGGCCCTGGTGAGCGCACGTAGACCAGGGGCGTGGCTTGGGAGCCAAGCAAAGGCTAACAGAGGGTTGGTGtcgtggtatcccccaaaagtagGTAAGTGTGTGTACTAAGGATTGCAGAAAGATAACTTGAGCCTGAAAGACCCTCCCACTTCCGCCGCAGGCTACCGGGACCGCAGCTATGACCCTCCATGCCCAGGCCACTGGACGCCCGAGGCACCCAGTTCGGGGACAGTGTGTCCCGGGCTGCCCAGAGTTTCAGATCACTATGAGGCAGGAGGTCCTGAGGGCTCTGAAGCAGTGCAATCCGGAACACCAGAGGAGCCAGAGCAGGAAGCTGAGGCCTCTGAAGGGGCTGAGCCAGAACCAGAACCCCAAATGGATCCAGAACCAGAGCCGAAGGAAGATCCAGAACCAGAGCCGGAGGCAGATCCAGAACCAgagcctgagcctgagcctgaCTTCGAGGAGGGGGATGAGTCTGAAGGTGTGAGGCCTTGCAAACTCTGTAGTGGTTTAGCAGAGGGCATAGCTCAGGAAGTTGACTATTGTCTCTTCCTTTCTAGATTCCTGAAGGCCAGACTACCTGAAGGCCAGAATACTGACCTGACATTTCCTGCCCAAGCCCAAGGAAGATAGAACCTGGGATTATGCTGGAGCGGGATCCAGTGCCACCAAAGCTCCATCATCTTGTCTTATTGGAAGTGAATAAACTCCAGCTAacctaggcattttttttttttaaggtggtttATGTCTCTAAGAACCTTAACATTCTGGTGCCCCCACAACACTCCAACATCTAGTTCACAATC from Urocitellus parryii isolate mUroPar1 chromosome 15, mUroPar1.hap1, whole genome shotgun sequence includes:
- the Nol3 gene encoding nucleolar protein 3, encoding MGNSQERPSETIDRERKRLVETLQADSGLLLDALVARGVLTGPEYEALDALPDAERRVRRLLLVVQSKGEAACQELLRCAQQTLRAPDPAWDWQHVGPGYRDRSYDPPCPGHWTPEAPSSGTVCPGLPRVSDHYEAGGPEGSEAVQSGTPEEPEQEAEASEGAEPEPEPQMDPEPEPKEDPEPEPEADPEPEPEPEPDFEEGDESEDS